DNA from Pseudomonas mendocina:
TGGTATAGGGATGCATTAACAGACAACGCCGATTGACCGACGCTGGGTCGATCCCTATACTGCGCCGCCATTGTGCCCCGGTGGCGGAATCGGTAGACGCGGCGGATTCAAAATCCGTTTTCGAAAGGAGTGGGAGTTCGAGTCTCCCCCGGGGCACCACAATTAAAAGCCCGCAAGACATTGGTCTTGCGGGCTTTTTTCGTATCGGCGAGAACCACCTGATCGATTGTTGCAACTTTATGGCCGCGGCGGGTTCTCGTTGCCTCGGTAAGCCCCGTAATACCTGGCCGGCGACGGTGCGGGCAGGGGTTGGCAATTGCGTAAAAGTTAGCGTAGAGTTATCCAACTGTTTGCATGGGTCGCTGTGAATCGTGACTCAGGTGCGGCAGATCATTTAGATCCGCTACATCCCGCTCGACTTCTATTACTCTTTGCAACCAGTCTCAGCCCTCTAACAATAAGCGATAGAGGCTGTCATCAACTCTAGTTTCAAGGAAAAAGACATGTCGAATCGTCAGAACGGTACCGTCAAGTGGTTTAACGACGAGAAAGGTTTTGGTTTTATCACTCCCGAGAGCGGTCCGGATCTGTTCGTGCACTTCCGCGCGATCGAAGGCAACGGCTTCAAGAGCCTGAAAGAAGGCCAGAAAGTCAGCTTCGTAGCTGTGCAAGGTCAAAAAGGCATGCAGGCTGACCAGGTTCAAGTCCTGGGCTAATCGCCGCTGCTTTGAAGAACCCCTGATCACTATCAGGGGTTTTTTTATGCATGCAGAAAAGTCGCGGTTAGAATGGCCCGCTCTATCGTCACAGCGAGCCCGTCATGCCAAGACACACGCTACGCCCGCAGGGAGACTTTCCCACGGCAGGGCTGATCCGTCGCCTAGCGGCAATCTTTTATGATTTTCTGCTCGGCGTAGCCTTGATCATGGTGGTCACCCTGATCTACCAGCAAGGCATTCTGCGCCTGATCCATGGCGGCGATACGCTACGGGCAATGGCCGAGGCCGGCGCACTGGACAATGATCCGGTATTGGCCAGCCTGGTTCTGCTGAGTCTCTTCGGGTTCTTCGCCAAGTTCTGGACGCACAACGGCCAGACGCTGGGCATGCAGGCGTGGGGGCTACGCATCCAGAATGCCGACGGCAGTGCCATCGATCTATGGCAGGCCCTGCTCCGCTTCGTCGTATCCATCGGCTCATGGCTGTTCGCCGGACTGGGTTTCATCTGGATGCTCTGGGACAAACAGCACCGCACCTGGCACGACATCTACTCCGATAGCCGAGTGGTGCAGTTGCCGAAGAACATCCACAAGAAGTGAGCCCCGACGCTCACAATCAGAATCGCGGACAACAAAAAGCCGGCTGAAAGCCGGCTTTTTCATTGCTTCGATATCAGCCCGCTCGACGCAGTAACCAGAACCCGGCCAGCGCACAGATGCCTGCCGGCACCAGCACCGCAAGCAACGGCGAGAAACCGAATACCAGGCTGGAAGGCCCGAGCAGATCCTGGGCGATGCGGAACACGAAGCCCACCAGCACGCCAGTGAACACTCGCTGTCCCAAGGTAACCGAGCGCAACGGGCCAAAGATGAAGGAAATCGCCATCAACACCAGCGCGCCCGTCACCAACGGCTGCAGCAGCTTGGTCCAGAAGGCCAGCCAATAGCGCGCATTGTTCAATCCCTGCTCGCTCAGGTAATGGATGTACTGCCACAACCCGGTAACCGAGAGCGCCTCGGGCTCCATCACCACGGTGCCGAGCAGTTCTGGATTGAGTTCGATATCCCAGCGCTCTTCAGGCTGCTTGACCACTTCGGAGTGGTCTTCATGCAGGAAGGTGGTCTGCACGTTACGCAGCATCCACTGCCCTTCACGGAATTCGGCCCGACGCGCAAAGCTGGCAACCTGCAGGCGGCGTTCATCATCGAAACGATAACGCGTCACCCCGAGCAGAACGCCATTAGGCTGCACGGCGTTGATATGCACGTATTCCTGCCCCTGACGATGCCACATACCACGCTTGGAACTCTGCGCGGCACCACCACCTTGTGCCAGAGCGCGGTCGGCCTGGGCCTGATTCTCGGTGAGGGGCGCGACGTATTCGCCGATCAGGATGCCAACCAGCATCAGCACCAGCATGGGCTTCATCACCGCCCAGACGATGCGCCCGATGGAGACGCCCGCAGCACGCATGATGGTCAGCTCGCTGTTGCTGGCCAAGCTGCCGAGGCCGATCAGACAGCCGATCAGCGCTGCCATCGGCAGCATCTCGTAGGCGCGGCGCGGTGCAGTCAGCAGGATGTACCAAAGCGCCTGACCCAGACCGTAATCGCCCTTGTTCAGATCACCCAGTTCGTCGATGAAGGCAAACAGCAGCGCCAGGCCGAGGATGATGCCCAGCACCGCAAGAATGGCAAAGAACACCTGGGTGCCGATGTAGCGATCCAGCTTAGCCATGGGCCACCTCCGACGCACGACGGCTGGCCCACCACAGGCTCAGGCGCTCCCAGTACAACAGCAGCAAGCCTATCGCCAGGAAGATGCCATGCACCCACCACAGTCCAAGTGCTGGGGGTAACCGCCCCTTGTCGAGCGCACCACGAGCCGCAATCAGCAGACCCAGGTAGGTCATATAGAGGAAGATTGCCGGCAACAGCTTGAGGAAACGCCCCTGCCGCGGGTTGACCCTGGACAGCGGTACAGCAAGCAGGGTGACCACGAACACCAGCAACGGAATCGACAGACGCCATTGCAACTCAGCCTGCATGCGCGGGTCGTCGCTACCGAACAGTTCGCGAGTCGGCATTGCCTCACGCTCGCTGGCTTCGATGGCCACTTCAGGCTTGGGCAACAGAACCCCATAGGTGTCGTAACGAATGGCGCGGTAGTCAGCCTCGCCCGGCTCGCCGTCATAGCGGTAGCCGTTCTCGAGAATCAGATAGCGACTGCCATCGGCCTGGATTTCCTGGCGCCCGCTTTCGGCCACCAGCACGGTGATACCGCGCTCGGCGCCACTGCTGGCGGCAAGGCGTTTCTCGGACATGAACACGCCGCGCAGCTCACTGCGATCTGCCGACAACTCCTGTGAATAGGTGACTCGCGAACCATCTTTCATCGACTGGAAGCGCCCTGGCACCAGGGTATCAAGCTCAGTCAGGGCATCCTGCTCATTGAGAATGCGCGCCACGCTGGCCACGCCTTGCGGTGCCAGCCCCAGGCTGAGCCAACCGACCAGCAGCGCAACGATCAACGCGGGCGCCATGCTGTATACGGTCAGCCGCTGCTGGCTGACGCCAGTGGCCGACAGCACGGTCATTTCGCTATCTAGGTACAGCCGGCCGTATGCCAGGAGGAAACCGAGGAACAGTCCCAGCGGCAGAATCAGTTGCAGAAAGCCCGGAATCCGGTAGCCCATGATCAAA
Protein-coding regions in this window:
- a CDS encoding cold-shock protein, yielding MSNRQNGTVKWFNDEKGFGFITPESGPDLFVHFRAIEGNGFKSLKEGQKVSFVAVQGQKGMQADQVQVLG
- a CDS encoding RDD family protein, producing the protein MPRHTLRPQGDFPTAGLIRRLAAIFYDFLLGVALIMVVTLIYQQGILRLIHGGDTLRAMAEAGALDNDPVLASLVLLSLFGFFAKFWTHNGQTLGMQAWGLRIQNADGSAIDLWQALLRFVVSIGSWLFAGLGFIWMLWDKQHRTWHDIYSDSRVVQLPKNIHKK
- the lptG gene encoding LPS export ABC transporter permease LptG is translated as MAKLDRYIGTQVFFAILAVLGIILGLALLFAFIDELGDLNKGDYGLGQALWYILLTAPRRAYEMLPMAALIGCLIGLGSLASNSELTIMRAAGVSIGRIVWAVMKPMLVLMLVGILIGEYVAPLTENQAQADRALAQGGGAAQSSKRGMWHRQGQEYVHINAVQPNGVLLGVTRYRFDDERRLQVASFARRAEFREGQWMLRNVQTTFLHEDHSEVVKQPEERWDIELNPELLGTVVMEPEALSVTGLWQYIHYLSEQGLNNARYWLAFWTKLLQPLVTGALVLMAISFIFGPLRSVTLGQRVFTGVLVGFVFRIAQDLLGPSSLVFGFSPLLAVLVPAGICALAGFWLLRRAG
- the lptF gene encoding LPS export ABC transporter permease LptF; translated protein: MIVFRYLSREVLVTLSAVSAVLLVIIMSGRFIKYLAQAAQGALDPGVLFLIMGYRIPGFLQLILPLGLFLGFLLAYGRLYLDSEMTVLSATGVSQQRLTVYSMAPALIVALLVGWLSLGLAPQGVASVARILNEQDALTELDTLVPGRFQSMKDGSRVTYSQELSADRSELRGVFMSEKRLAASSGAERGITVLVAESGRQEIQADGSRYLILENGYRYDGEPGEADYRAIRYDTYGVLLPKPEVAIEASEREAMPTRELFGSDDPRMQAELQWRLSIPLLVFVVTLLAVPLSRVNPRQGRFLKLLPAIFLYMTYLGLLIAARGALDKGRLPPALGLWWVHGIFLAIGLLLLYWERLSLWWASRRASEVAHG